A region of the Vibrio sp. YMD68 genome:
TACATGCCCTAGTACACTCGTAAGGCCTCGTAAAACAAGCAATAGCAGCGATGGGAGCATGGCCCACTTTAATGCATCGACATACACCATTGCCAATGCCACTGCCTCTTCTGGTTGCTTCGCCATGGTTAAGACCAATGGGGCAAAGTGAAAGAGGATCAATAAAACAGCGGATAAAATGAAGGAGAGTAATACCGCCCCTTTCACCGCGTAACGAATTTGTTGGTTACCATAATCCGGTCTTGCCACTCGCTGACCATAAGCAATCGCGATCAAATTGGCGACACAGCCCACCGTGCTACTGGCAATAATGAAAATGAAGAAATAGATCGATGCGCCTAAACCACCCGCCGCTATCGCCATCACGCTAATTCGCGACATCATCCATACATCCGTCAAAACTAATGCCATTGCAATCAGCTGAGATATGATTAATGGGAATGCGAGTGATAGTATTTTTTTCATGTCGACCTCTATTATTTCGAGCAACATTAAGAGGGAATGTAGTGGATTTCAAATGATATATAATCCAAACTAGCATTACTTCAGATCATGCGAATGGAGAGTCGTCATCACCCCTTATTTGAATCTTCCTTATTCTCACAATGCACTCAAGGCTTTTGAAGCGGTCGCGAGACTGTCAAGCTTCACTCTGGCAGCAGAAGAGCTGTATGTGACTCAAAGCGCAGTCAGTCGCCAAGTGAAGCAATTGGAGTCTGACTTAAACATGGCATTGGTTATTCGAAAGCATCGGGCGATTGAGCTTACTAAAGAAGGGCAACAGCTTTATTTTACCTTGCAGCAAAGCTACCAATCCCTACAGACGTTATTTGAGTCTTGGCAAACGCCAAAAAGAGAAAAAATCGTCATTAAGGCCGCCTTAACGTATGCGACTCGCTGTCTTATTCCCAAGATTCATCAACTCAGCGAACGCTATCCAGAACATGACATTGTAGTCATCCCATCGTTAGAAGAAGAAGCCAGCCTCAATAACAGTGACTATGACTTACTGATTTTCAGCACCCGTTTGAAAGACCATTATCATCATCAGTCGGACATTTCAATTTTGCGTGATGAATACATGGCTCCGGTTTGTCGGACGAAAAGCACAGCAGAGAGCGAAGATCTCGCTTCATTATTGGCGATGCCTAGGCTGCATTCGACACTCGCTCATGATGACTGGACAGATTGGCTGGCATCCCATCCAAAGGCTCACTCTTCAAACGTTCGAAGTACGACGTTCTTTACTCTCGATCTTGCACTCAGTGCTTGCCTGTCAGGGCAGGGTGCCACGGTTACCGATCTCCTTTTAATTCTTCCTGAACTGCAACAACGCTTCTTGTATTGCCCTATCGGCACAGAAATAAAGCCCAGTGCTTGGCAATACTATTGTCACAAGCGAACCAAATCACCGCTGGTAGATGATATTGTCGAGTGGGTAACCAACCTGGCTGCACAAGAAATTACCGCACTGAACGTATTAGCCCGTGACAACCAATGGACAGGAAGCGTTGGAAATTAATGGGCTAGCTTCTCGATGATTCTCATTAATAGGCGAATACGAGGCTCAATAGATTCAAGCAATAGGTATTCTTTGTCACTGTGAAAATCGGCACCAATTGGCCCTAGGCCATCCAGTGTCGGTACGCCTAAAATGGCGGTATTGTTTGCATCTGAGCCGCCACCTACTTCTTTCCAGCTAATATCAATATCAAGCTCTTGGGCACTTTGCTCCACCAGCTTGATCAGTGTTGCTGTCGCTTCATTGGCTAGCATAGACGGTTTATAAGCTTCACGTTTTAACGCCACGTGAATGCCATCAAGAAAGGGATGGTGACTCAAGCCATTCAGTTGGCTATCAATCGCGTCATACTCATCGTTGCTCCAGAAACGCACATCTACTATCGCCTCGGCATAGTCGGGAACGATGTTGGCCCCTGAGCCACCAGAAACAACACCCACGTTCAACGTGCTTCCCGATTCAAAGTTCGTCATCTTGTTCATGGTGATGATCCACTGCGCCATTTCAGTAATGGCGCTGCATCCATTTTGTGGTTCATTACCAGCGTGAGCAGCCTGCCCATGAAACATCAGTTTATAACGTGCCATCCCTTTTCGAGATTTAACCAAACCACCATCGGCACGAGCAGCCTCCACCACTAACACTTGCTTTGCATGTTTTGCGACCGATTGTATCCATTCAACCGAGTCTGCCGATCCTGTTTCTTCGTCTGGGTTCATGCAAACGCATATCGAGAGTGTTTCTAATATTTGGGCATCAAGGTGGCGAAGTGCATAAACCACATTCAGCAATCCTGACTTCATATCAGACACGCCCGGCCCATAGGCTTTATGATCGTCCACGCTCATTGGCCTTTTTGCTACCGTTCCAGGCGCAAACACCGTATCCATATGCCCAATAAGCATAAGATCGATATGCTCAGAATTCGGCTTATTGCGAACTTCAAGCCCGACTCCTGCTGGGCCACAATCTCTGCGTTTAACATCCCACCCTTTCATCGCTGAGTATTTTTGTTCAAACTGAGAGGCTATCACCTCAATACCATCAAGCGTGTAGGTACCACAATCAACGTTGACCAATGGTTCGAGTTCTTCCAAATAGCTTTTTAATGAAAAATCCATGTTAACCCCTTATGTGGCATTCTATTGATGCAAAAGCGATCTAATCAAAGCGCAAAGGTAAGCGTAAAGCAAAGCGATGTTACACCGAGCAACCTTATTCTAGCCTATCTCTTTTTGATTAAAATTAATACGATTCAAACAGATCCGATGCGCCTCACAGCGAATGTAAGCAAATGTGTATACACTGGTTTCCATCATCATTTCAAGGAGCGAATATGTATGAATAAGCTGTGGTTGTTACTCGGTGCCCTCGTCACTTTTTTTTCTACCCCGTCCTTTGCATCCGTCAACAATGAACAATACCTGTCACTCACCCAATCGACTGTTGGCTTTGCTGCGTTAGCGTTATTTACGGTCGCTTATATATTAGTCATGCTAGAAGAATACCTTCAGCTCAGAAAATCCAAACCGGTACTGCTCGCAGCGGGTTTGATATGGGCAATGATTGGTTACGT
Encoded here:
- a CDS encoding LysR family transcriptional regulator; its protein translation is MTPYLNLPYSHNALKAFEAVARLSSFTLAAEELYVTQSAVSRQVKQLESDLNMALVIRKHRAIELTKEGQQLYFTLQQSYQSLQTLFESWQTPKREKIVIKAALTYATRCLIPKIHQLSERYPEHDIVVIPSLEEEASLNNSDYDLLIFSTRLKDHYHHQSDISILRDEYMAPVCRTKSTAESEDLASLLAMPRLHSTLAHDDWTDWLASHPKAHSSNVRSTTFFTLDLALSACLSGQGATVTDLLLILPELQQRFLYCPIGTEIKPSAWQYYCHKRTKSPLVDDIVEWVTNLAAQEITALNVLARDNQWTGSVGN
- a CDS encoding M20 family metallopeptidase, which gives rise to MDFSLKSYLEELEPLVNVDCGTYTLDGIEVIASQFEQKYSAMKGWDVKRRDCGPAGVGLEVRNKPNSEHIDLMLIGHMDTVFAPGTVAKRPMSVDDHKAYGPGVSDMKSGLLNVVYALRHLDAQILETLSICVCMNPDEETGSADSVEWIQSVAKHAKQVLVVEAARADGGLVKSRKGMARYKLMFHGQAAHAGNEPQNGCSAITEMAQWIITMNKMTNFESGSTLNVGVVSGGSGANIVPDYAEAIVDVRFWSNDEYDAIDSQLNGLSHHPFLDGIHVALKREAYKPSMLANEATATLIKLVEQSAQELDIDISWKEVGGGSDANNTAILGVPTLDGLGPIGADFHSDKEYLLLESIEPRIRLLMRIIEKLAH